One region of Eupeodes corollae chromosome 1, idEupCoro1.1, whole genome shotgun sequence genomic DNA includes:
- the LOC129954221 gene encoding arylalkylamine N-acetyltransferase 1: MEYTCIPEERFGEVIKHLRDTFFADEPLNKAAGLCQKGEGHHELEELSYATLKDGFSLMAVAQDGEIAGVVLNGVLQPGDMEIAQKKINLSDDENFKKIFNLIYSQNLKFDLFEKFQVDRLFDLRILSVDSKFRGQGIAKELVKRSVAQAECCGFKVLKADATGIFSQKIIRSCGFESLHEVHYAKYTDECGKPILPVEAPHIKLEILFKNLE, encoded by the exons ATGGAGTATACATGCATTCCCGAGGAACGTTTTGGTGAAGTTATCAAACATTTACGAGACACTTTCTTTGCCGATGAGCCTCTAAATAAAGCTGCCGGATTATGTCAAAAAGGGGAAGGTCATCATGAATTGGAAGAACTGAGCTATGCAACTTTGAAAGATGGCTTTAGTTTGATGGCAGTTGCTCAAGATGGTGAG ATTGCTGGAGTTGTATTGAATGGTGTCTTGCAACCTGGTGACATGGAAATAGCTCAAAAAAAGATCAACTTGAGTGACGAtgagaattttaagaaaattttcaatttaatttacagccagaatttaaaatttgatttattcgAAAAGTTCCAAGTTGATAGATTATTCGATTTGAGAATCTTATCGGTCGACTCGAAATTCCGTGGACAAGGTATTGCCAAAGAGCTGGTGAAACGGAGTGTCGCCCAAGCAGAATGTTGTGGGTTTAAA gttttaaaagcAGATGCAACAGGAATTTTCTCCCAAAAAATAATTAGATCCTGTGGATTTGAATCACTCCACGAAGTACACTATGCCAAATATACAGACGAATGTGGAAAGCCTATTCTGCCCGTAGAAGCACCGCATATAAAATTAGAGATTCTTTTTAAGAACTTGGAATGA